A single genomic interval of Streptococcus oralis subsp. dentisani harbors:
- a CDS encoding Gfo/Idh/MocA family protein, which produces MLKLGVIGTGAISHHFIEAAHASGEYQLVAVYSRKRETAATFASRYQNIQLFNQLEDFFKSSFDVVYIASPNSLHFVQTKTALSFGKHVILEKPAVTQPQEWLDLRQTAEKNNCFIFEAARNYHEEAFTTIKNFLADKQVLGADFNYAKYSSKMPDLLAGQTPNVFSDRFAGGALMDLGIYPLYATIRLFGKAQAATYQAQQLDNSIDLNGDGILFYPDFQVHIKAGKNITSNLPCEIYTADGTLTLNTIEHVCSAIFSDHQGNQVQLPIQQAPHTMTEEVAAFAQMIQQPDQTIYQTWLDDASSIHELLYTMRQTAGIRFEAEK; this is translated from the coding sequence ATGCTTAAATTAGGTGTCATCGGAACAGGGGCTATCAGCCATCATTTCATAGAAGCAGCCCATGCTAGCGGAGAATACCAGCTGGTTGCAGTCTATTCTAGAAAACGAGAAACTGCCGCAACCTTTGCTTCTCGCTATCAGAATATCCAACTCTTTAATCAATTAGAAGACTTCTTTAAATCTTCCTTTGATGTAGTCTATATCGCCAGTCCAAACTCCTTGCATTTTGTGCAAACCAAGACTGCCTTGTCTTTTGGTAAGCACGTCATTCTTGAAAAGCCAGCTGTCACGCAGCCACAAGAATGGCTGGATTTGAGACAGACAGCTGAGAAAAATAATTGTTTTATCTTTGAGGCAGCTCGTAATTACCACGAGGAAGCTTTTACCACTATCAAAAATTTTTTGGCAGACAAGCAAGTGTTGGGAGCTGATTTCAATTATGCTAAGTATTCATCCAAAATGCCGGACTTGTTAGCTGGGCAGACGCCAAATGTCTTTTCAGATCGTTTTGCTGGTGGAGCCCTTATGGATTTGGGGATTTATCCTCTCTATGCTACTATTCGCCTCTTTGGAAAGGCTCAAGCCGCGACTTATCAGGCACAACAGCTTGACAATAGCATTGACCTGAATGGAGACGGTATCCTCTTCTACCCAGACTTTCAAGTTCATATCAAAGCTGGGAAAAACATCACTTCCAATCTTCCTTGTGAGATTTACACAGCAGATGGAACCTTGACCCTCAACACGATTGAACATGTCTGCTCAGCTATTTTTAGCGACCACCAAGGAAATCAAGTTCAACTCCCTATCCAACAGGCTCCTCATACGATGACTGAGGAAGTTGCTGCGTTTGCTCAGATGATCCAGCAACCAGACCAGACGATCTACCAGACTTGGCTGGATGATGCAAGCTCTATTCATGAGCTACTATATACTATGCGCCAGACTGCTGGCATTAGATTTGAGGCAGAAAAATGA
- a CDS encoding DEAD/DEAH box helicase, which produces MKTKLPTEWQELSDQLGFQEFTPIQTQLFEPILAGENLLGVSPTGTGKTLAYLLPSLLRLQKKKAQQLLILAPNTELAGQIFDVCKTWAEAIGLTAQLFLSGSSQKRQIERLKKGPEILIGTPGRIFELIKLKKIKMMNVETIILDEFDQLLDDSQIHFVEKITHYAPRDHQLIYMSATTKFDQEKIAPNTRTIDLSNQKLDNIQHFYMQVDQRHRVDMLRKLAHVEDFRGLVFFNSLSDLGSAEEKLQYRDVLAVSLASDVNVKFRKVILEKFKDKQLTLLLATDLLARGIDIDSLECVVNFDVPRDIETYTHRAGRTGRMGKEGYVITLVSHPEELKKLKKFASVREIILKNQELYIK; this is translated from the coding sequence ATGAAAACCAAACTACCGACTGAATGGCAAGAACTGAGCGACCAGCTCGGTTTCCAAGAATTTACCCCCATTCAAACTCAACTATTTGAGCCTATACTTGCTGGAGAAAACCTACTGGGAGTGAGCCCAACAGGAACTGGTAAGACGCTAGCTTATTTACTTCCAAGTCTTCTCAGACTACAAAAGAAAAAAGCCCAGCAACTCTTGATTCTAGCACCAAATACAGAACTAGCTGGACAGATTTTTGACGTGTGTAAAACGTGGGCAGAAGCCATCGGTTTAACAGCTCAGCTCTTCCTATCAGGTTCAAGTCAGAAACGCCAGATTGAACGCCTCAAAAAAGGACCAGAGATTCTGATTGGAACTCCCGGCCGCATCTTTGAGTTGATTAAATTGAAAAAAATCAAGATGATGAATGTGGAAACCATCATCCTGGATGAATTTGACCAATTGCTCGATGATTCTCAGATTCACTTTGTCGAGAAAATCACTCACTACGCACCTCGTGACCACCAACTCATCTACATGAGTGCGACGACCAAGTTTGACCAAGAAAAGATTGCACCAAACACGCGCACTATTGATCTCTCTAATCAAAAACTAGACAACATTCAACATTTCTACATGCAGGTAGACCAACGTCACCGAGTGGATATGCTACGAAAGCTAGCTCATGTTGAGGATTTCCGTGGTCTGGTCTTCTTTAACAGCTTGTCAGATCTTGGAAGTGCTGAGGAAAAACTACAGTATCGCGATGTCTTGGCCGTTTCCCTCGCTAGCGATGTCAATGTTAAATTTAGAAAAGTCATCTTAGAAAAGTTTAAGGACAAGCAGCTAACCCTGCTCCTTGCAACAGACCTTCTGGCTCGTGGGATTGATATCGATAGCCTAGAATGCGTCGTAAACTTTGATGTTCCTAGAGATATCGAAACCTACACTCACCGTGCTGGGCGTACAGGTCGCATGGGCAAAGAGGGCTATGTTATCACTCTCGTCTCCCATCCTGAAGAACTTAAAAAACTCAAGAAATTTGCAAGTGTTCGTGAAATCATCCTAAAAAATCAAGAACTCTATATCAAATAA